The Pseudomonas baetica genome includes a region encoding these proteins:
- a CDS encoding deaminase domain-containing protein — MTDTPITLSDTPVIAEFRATQALGLDDSPNIEEFVQPPNAQDRRRFKALQRKTPDLVQNLTVDDLKRKRIHWQIIETVRTFLAGKPSLIGHLGASVLASASADELRATPSVFLQKVLSAASTEDLTERLLKTLKWYGARVGEKAPASVRHQLACKAICLYLHAPSADEPQEVAGFRWDDPAHWGKSYQTLRADFEQHLLDTQRVANRKEAILLARVYETRLSKDFAVRDIPAELPYKSSLVWVNFMHGVLLADEPDEDRSQPLSFQQLVDLPLKRSTDASPEQLQDIARLRLIPALEWAICKGIVQSRPTFDYDQNDMQVAITALDSHNERLTQAVLALTLPCPDRMNMAKEAKDRLFGAAAFESDGRKLLADEHDSNRFMDSPSFKVPGHAFLDVYADGQFDSGKKWFVTAADGKTRTDHWISVDHQRGVQSQRKDLSGVYRQQFFYGRQNTLPEINNQFESDFKKHLSSIRNAYKTLISSLLNSLPLADRQALEQGKVRVLSLLSKKSKDKEQVRARKGFVLQVIQGEKITYYELIPSAGFIRCRPTLRVTHTSYGVVEDIAFHTPVPGQSTALDLSMSLRLDWSAHLDGKPPVEGAYCVAILSSLGEVPDAAPAQPEVTPPLPRLDTVADYIASNFLYVDEKALHARARGITTFDTLRDRPEPIVLLKELAMERVKQTVPFWSNIEDIASGDTFRIIRGSIGLGLEVVGFVLPIGKFLSGCVRLIRVATGASHLALKASLPAFSKLASNLLISSLKNLNPLGGVRPLLKMLGNGAWKGLKITSQLGIRPFRKLAHTDSYRLNHNLPQAVDPGRWRPLTPGDQLATINGIDDVLVRNTSTVDLQRFHLVDPVTSLPYGPRLSRHGKNFVQGRSTFKTQPLDQSRVVTEVPEHARIHDLLEVDGSTTMLIDGTPYRLDGNQLRRADMINDQARFKALPCRVRRAPDAVCKTVYVTRDPAPLPENPIDETKGWAPWFGDIIYSPAIRKQPLWTSAIKRYKSLDASLQLQQGIFARIKVNLPYEQGGKFDTLEVGAILVTAKDNSKHYVFTRLSDGDFYINERLAVAIPDSFTLNRAVSSDLVEELKTVYTGSLNANNIARIHGVEQIEHALKTMDEIAIPIGDHITPPDTLKLLKVDTSPAEAVMFDHSTRMIVSKLETGAASWSRSKDAPEALRKKTAEIFDTLFSEKVVNVTANSDLKINQSMLKLQRLLPRKFQTENPRNIACADIVTSTGKREVYVSVSGGQGLTGKLPLFEPLGRSDSINVNDITYFNVDAGQTFARTSLNVSPDGKLLAIPHTIKDVNAYTAKLTSRPTSLDSEAKLISVLRQKYPDNKMIKSIDVATTLSPCNSCAVVLKEFAYDGAVDGLKVLWG, encoded by the coding sequence ATGACCGATACACCTATAACGTTATCCGACACACCGGTCATCGCCGAGTTTCGCGCCACCCAGGCGCTCGGACTTGACGACAGCCCGAACATCGAAGAATTCGTCCAGCCTCCTAACGCTCAGGATCGAAGGCGATTCAAAGCATTGCAACGCAAAACGCCCGATCTTGTGCAAAACCTCACTGTCGACGACCTCAAGCGCAAACGCATCCATTGGCAAATCATCGAAACCGTACGTACCTTTCTGGCTGGCAAACCTTCATTGATCGGCCATCTCGGCGCTTCGGTGCTCGCCTCTGCCTCGGCGGATGAACTGCGTGCGACGCCTTCCGTATTCCTGCAGAAGGTACTGAGTGCGGCCAGTACCGAGGACCTGACAGAGCGCCTGCTGAAAACCCTCAAGTGGTACGGCGCGCGCGTCGGCGAGAAAGCACCGGCATCGGTACGCCATCAACTGGCATGCAAAGCGATCTGCCTTTATTTGCACGCCCCCTCGGCGGATGAGCCACAGGAAGTCGCCGGATTCCGCTGGGACGACCCGGCCCACTGGGGCAAAAGCTACCAGACGCTACGCGCCGATTTTGAACAACACCTGCTGGACACCCAAAGGGTTGCCAACCGCAAAGAAGCAATCCTGCTCGCCCGAGTCTACGAAACCCGCCTTTCCAAAGACTTCGCCGTGCGCGACATACCGGCCGAGCTGCCCTACAAAAGTTCGCTCGTGTGGGTGAACTTCATGCACGGCGTGCTCTTGGCGGATGAGCCCGACGAGGATCGATCGCAACCGCTGTCCTTTCAGCAATTGGTCGATCTGCCGCTCAAACGCAGTACCGATGCATCACCCGAACAACTGCAAGACATTGCTCGACTGCGCTTGATACCGGCACTGGAGTGGGCGATCTGCAAAGGTATCGTTCAATCACGCCCCACATTCGATTACGACCAGAATGATATGCAGGTGGCGATCACCGCGCTGGACAGTCACAACGAACGCCTGACGCAGGCGGTGCTCGCACTGACACTACCGTGCCCTGACAGAATGAACATGGCCAAAGAGGCTAAAGATCGTCTGTTCGGTGCGGCAGCCTTCGAATCGGACGGGCGCAAATTACTGGCTGACGAGCACGACAGCAATCGGTTCATGGACAGCCCCTCATTCAAAGTGCCGGGGCACGCCTTCCTCGATGTGTATGCCGACGGGCAGTTCGACAGTGGAAAAAAATGGTTTGTCACCGCTGCCGATGGCAAGACACGCACCGACCACTGGATCAGCGTCGACCACCAGCGCGGCGTTCAGTCGCAGCGCAAGGACCTATCAGGCGTTTACCGGCAGCAGTTTTTTTACGGCAGGCAAAACACGTTGCCGGAAATCAACAATCAGTTTGAAAGCGACTTCAAAAAACACCTTTCAAGTATCCGCAACGCCTATAAAACCCTGATTAGCAGCCTGCTAAACTCACTGCCACTGGCCGACCGTCAGGCGCTGGAGCAGGGCAAAGTGCGCGTACTGAGCCTGCTTTCGAAGAAATCCAAAGACAAGGAGCAGGTCCGGGCAAGGAAAGGTTTTGTGCTACAGGTTATTCAGGGTGAGAAAATCACCTACTACGAACTCATCCCCAGCGCTGGTTTCATTCGTTGCCGACCCACCTTGCGGGTGACCCATACATCCTACGGTGTAGTCGAGGATATTGCGTTTCACACGCCTGTTCCGGGGCAATCAACTGCGCTTGATCTCAGCATGTCGTTGCGGCTGGACTGGTCCGCGCACCTGGATGGAAAGCCACCTGTCGAAGGCGCGTATTGCGTAGCGATCCTGTCCAGCCTAGGCGAAGTACCTGACGCCGCGCCTGCGCAACCTGAAGTAACGCCCCCACTGCCGCGACTCGACACCGTGGCCGACTACATCGCGTCGAATTTCCTCTACGTAGACGAAAAGGCATTACATGCCCGCGCTCGCGGCATAACCACATTTGACACCCTGCGCGACCGACCAGAGCCGATTGTGCTTCTTAAAGAGTTGGCCATGGAGCGGGTCAAACAAACAGTGCCGTTCTGGAGCAACATAGAGGACATCGCATCGGGCGATACTTTCAGGATAATCAGGGGCAGCATCGGGCTGGGTCTGGAAGTCGTTGGCTTCGTGTTACCCATCGGCAAATTCCTCTCAGGGTGCGTGCGTTTGATCAGGGTGGCCACCGGAGCCTCGCACCTTGCACTCAAAGCCAGCCTGCCTGCGTTTTCAAAGCTGGCGAGTAACCTGCTGATCAGCTCGTTGAAAAATCTCAACCCACTGGGCGGCGTCCGGCCGTTGCTGAAGATGTTGGGCAATGGCGCCTGGAAGGGCCTGAAAATCACTAGCCAGCTGGGTATTCGCCCATTCAGAAAACTGGCACACACCGACAGTTACCGGCTCAATCACAACCTGCCCCAGGCCGTCGATCCCGGGCGCTGGCGGCCGCTGACCCCAGGTGATCAACTGGCAACGATCAACGGCATCGACGATGTGCTGGTGCGCAATACCAGCACTGTGGACCTTCAGCGCTTTCACTTGGTGGATCCTGTAACGTCTCTACCCTACGGCCCCCGCCTGAGCCGCCACGGCAAAAACTTTGTGCAAGGCCGGTCAACCTTCAAGACCCAGCCTCTTGACCAGTCCCGCGTGGTGACAGAGGTTCCAGAACACGCCCGTATTCACGACCTGCTTGAAGTCGATGGCAGCACCACAATGCTGATTGATGGCACGCCCTATCGACTGGATGGCAATCAACTGCGCCGCGCCGACATGATCAATGATCAGGCACGGTTCAAAGCCCTGCCGTGCCGGGTGCGCCGTGCTCCGGACGCCGTTTGCAAAACCGTTTATGTCACCCGAGATCCGGCCCCACTGCCAGAAAACCCTATCGATGAAACAAAAGGCTGGGCCCCCTGGTTTGGTGACATTATTTATAGCCCGGCCATCCGCAAACAACCGTTGTGGACAAGCGCCATCAAACGCTACAAGTCGCTCGATGCCTCACTGCAATTACAACAAGGCATTTTTGCTCGAATCAAGGTCAACCTGCCCTACGAACAGGGGGGTAAGTTCGATACCCTGGAAGTGGGTGCGATCCTCGTGACGGCGAAAGACAACTCAAAACACTATGTCTTTACCCGACTGAGCGATGGCGACTTTTATATCAACGAACGCCTTGCAGTTGCTATTCCCGATAGCTTTACATTGAACAGGGCTGTCAGCTCAGACTTGGTAGAGGAGTTGAAGACGGTTTATACCGGATCGCTCAATGCCAATAACATCGCCCGCATCCACGGGGTTGAACAAATCGAACACGCGTTGAAAACCATGGATGAAATAGCCATTCCCATCGGCGACCATATCACACCGCCGGATACACTCAAACTGCTCAAGGTCGACACCAGTCCGGCAGAAGCGGTGATGTTCGATCATTCCACACGCATGATTGTCAGCAAACTTGAGACCGGAGCAGCGTCCTGGTCCCGCAGCAAGGACGCTCCAGAAGCCTTGCGCAAGAAAACCGCAGAAATCTTCGATACCTTATTCTCCGAGAAAGTCGTCAACGTGACGGCGAACAGTGATCTGAAAATCAATCAGTCGATGCTAAAACTTCAACGACTGCTGCCGCGGAAATTTCAAACCGAAAACCCCAGAAATATCGCCTGTGCCGACATTGTGACCTCGACCGGCAAGCGCGAGGTTTATGTCAGTGTTTCAGGCGGGCAAGGGCTGACCGGGAAATTGCCCTTGTTCGAACCATTGGGCCGTTCGGACAGCATCAACGTCAACGACATCACGTACTTCAACGTCGATGCCGGCCAGACATTCGCCAGGACGTCGCTAAACGTCTCGCCTGACGGAAAGCTTCTGGCCATCCCGCATACGATAAAGGACGTCAATGCCTATACCGCGAAACTCACCAGCCGACCGACTTCACTGGACAGCGAAGCCAAGCTGATCAGCGTGCTCCGGCAAAAGTACCCGGACAACAAGATGATCAAGTCGATTGACGTGGCCACTACCCTGTCGCCGTGCAACAGCTGCGCGGTAGTTCTCAAAGAATTTGCTTATGACGGAGCAGTGGATGGGTTGAAGGTGTTGTGGGGATGA